One Candidatus Nitronauta litoralis genomic window, TTTTAAATCATTTCCAATCATAAATTCACAAAACAATTTACATATAAAAATAAAAAGCTCCGCCACCTGACCAGCAGGGAGCGGAGCCAATATTAACCCGTTTTTACTTTAGATCTTTATGGTTTTCGTCTGGAGGGGCGATTGCTGTTTCCAGGGTTTTTCTTCCCCTTGTAACGAGAGGGTTTCCAACCGTTACTTTTAGCGGATCTATTCCTTTTTGTTCGCTTAGGAGCCCCTTCTTTATTTTCAGGACCTCCATTCTTTCCTTTCCCAGAACGAACAGGGGAAATTCTTGATGGAAAAGGGTGACCGCCGATCACATCCAATTCTTTTTGAATTTCTTTCTGGATATTCCTTAGAAAAAACCGTTCTCCAGCATCACAAAATGAAATCGCGATTCCGGTAGCACCAGCACGGGCGGTTCTCCCAATTCGGTGAACATAGCTCGCTGGCTCATTGGGTAATTCATAATTAATGACATGTGTGATTCCATCCACATCAAGCCCTCGCGAAGCAACATCGGTGGCCACCAGCACTCTCGCCCTGCCTGAACGAAATTTTTCCAAAGCCTGAGTCCGGGCCGCTTGAGATTTATTTCCATGAAACGCTTCAGCACGGATCCGGTTTTTGCTCAAGCTTTTAGCAACCTTATTCGCACCGTGCTTTGTTCTCGTGAAGACCAGAGCCCGCTCAATAGTTTCATCCTGCAATACGGATTCCAGCAGCGCACTTTTATTTTCGCGATCAACATACAACAAACGCTGGTCGATTTTTTCAACCGTACTGGAAGGCGGGTCCACCACAATTTTGACAGGATCCTTGAGAAATTGCCGGGACAACTTTTCAATTTCATCTGGCAGGGTTGCCGAAAACATCATGGACTGTCGATCAGGATGTAGCTTGGATTCAATAGTCTTCACATCGGGTAGAAACCCCATATCCATCATACGATCCGCTTCATCCAGAACAAATAACTCAACATCATGCAACTTGAGATGGCCCTGTCGAATGAGATCAAGCAATCTTCCAGGAGTGGCAACCAGAATATCCACCCCTCTTTTGATACTGCGGATCTGGTTGTTGAGACTCACGCCTCCGTAAACAACCAGATGCCGAAAGTTCAGGTGGCGACCGTAAATTTCAAAGTTTTCACTGATCTGAACAGCCAGTTCCCGCGTTGGAGTCAGAACCAGGGCACGGATTCCTCTTTTATGCTGCGCGCGGGACGTTTTCTGGAGTCGCTGCAATATAGGAAGTGCAAATGCCGCTGTTTTTCCAGTCCCCGTCTGGGCGCATGCCATCATATCGCGTCCCCTCAACAAATAAGGGATCGCTTTTAACTGAATCGGGGTGGGTGTTAAATATTGTTCTTCCTGCACCGCCTTGCAAATAGGGGTGATCAGGTTCAAAGAAGCAAACCCCTTTTCGTCAGGGGCCGTCGCTAAATTTGTCATTTCTTTCCTTTTATTATTTTTTTTCAACTTATTGAAAAAATTTCATGATAGCCATGCAGGCATTTAACGCTGTCAATCAGCAAAATGCACCCTGGCATGACTCCCGGTTTCGGGCCTCTCGCACCTATGTTTAAATTCAAAGCAAACTGATCAGCGGTTTGGTTTTTCCACAACCCGCGAGATCTCGCTTCAAAATTAAACCAATTCCCACACCTGCTGGTCCGGCCACAAGTCTAAATAGACGAGGCTCAGCCATTGGATAAGCATGCAGGTCTGGAAGGATTAGAGGTTCGTCAAAAATATGTTTCCATCACAGGCCAATTAAAGCCCGGATTCGAAACCTCAAAACCAGATTAAGTTTTTATAAGCTTAATGAGTTTCTAAGCTACGGAATTGTCAGGCAACCAATAGGGAAACGCTTTGAGGTAATGCCTGTAAATACAACCCGTAATTTTTTCCGCGAAAATTAGAGGAGGGAACTGACGACTGTTCGAAGGGGTGTTGACCCGATTGAAATATCAAGCTGACACGTAACAGGACACCTCAATCCACAACAGGTGGTAATTCGGTGTCTTTAGGAGTGGCTTTAGTCGTCTTTCGATTTTTCCTGTACAACGATGGGTTTTCGATCTGCATTTTGGATCTTTTATTCAAGGCTTTGACCGAGATCACCTTCTTCAGATTTCCTGTTTTATCGTACACTCTTACTTCATGCATGATGCCTCTTCTAGATTAGATTCGGGAACCTTAAGGGGATCTCTAAAACATTCATTTTTTTCCTACAGCAACTTGCGAACCCTTAAGAGCGGTCTGGCCACTCAGAGCGAAAGGGTCGCTTGAAGCTGCAGATTTTTCTGGATGTGCCCTTAAAAAAAAGTAAGCCGGCAGAGCCGAGGCCCTGCCGGCGAAAGATCGATTTGATCGTTTAACGGGGTACCACTTTAGATGCTTGTGGTCCTTTCTGGCCCATTGATTTTTCGAATTCTACAGTCTGGCCTTCGCTCAGGGTCTTGAATCCGTCAACCTGAATTTCAGAGAAGTGAACAAACAGGTCTTCGCCTTCTTCAGACTCAATAAAACCGTACCCTTTGCTTTCGTTAAACCATTTAACTTTTCCTACTGGCATTTTGATATGCTCCATAAAAATTGTGGGACAACTTCTCAAGTTATTTTGAAGAAGTCTCCCAGTTTAGAAAAAAAGACCGGTTGTGCCACAAATTTCATGAAGGTGTTCAAGCCAAAAAAAAACCACCCGAAGGATGGCTTAAAACAAAGTTTTTTTGCTTTTTCATTCTTCTTACCAAATGCGCACATCCAGATGAAAAGCGCACTGACCTGTGCCAACCCATCTTATTTGATAAAAGAATACCATATTACATTTCTGAATAAAAGCTATTTTTCAATTCAGTGTAAATTTTATCCTGTGTTTTTGGCTATCATCCTTCAAATATCAAATTAAATGCTAAAAACAAGGCATTTTGCTGCTGTTTTCGCACACCGGCCTGGCTTGGGAGACCAATTCTGTAATGTTATAATGCTGGAAAAATATCGATCAAGCTAAAGACCATGTCCTTTATTTTCAATAAGAAACAAGGCTTAATCCCATAAAAACCCTTATGAGGTCATTCCAATGAAATACCTTTTTTCAATTTTAATATTGTTAGTTCTTTTGACCCCGGCCCAAGCCGATGTCAAAACTGAGGAGATCCAATACACGGTGGATGGAACCCAACTCACTGGTTTTCTGGCTTATGATGAAACAGGGGGAAAACGTCCAGGTGTGCTGGTGGTCCATGAGTGGTGGGGGCATAACCAGCATGCCCGAAACCGTGCCATAAAACTTGCCGAAGCGGGATACACAGCCCTGGCAGTCGACATGTATGGAGACGGCAAACTGGCCGACCATCCCAAAAAAGCGGGAGAGTTCATGACGGCTGCTTTCAAGGACTGGGCCGGATCACAGGCAAAGTTCAATGCTGCTAAAAAAATCCTTCAGAACCACAAAACCGTGGATTCAGAACATATAGCTTCAATCGGATTTTGTTTTGGTGGCGCGGTTTCATTGCGAATGGCCCGCGAAGGAGCGGACCTTGATGCCGTTGTCGGTTTTCACAGCGCTCTTCCTCTGGAGCCTGCTGTCCAAAAGGGAGCGATCAAGGCAGCCATCCTTGTTCTAAATGGCGCGGATGATGGATTCCTGAAACCGGAAACTTTCGGTACCTTCTCAAAAGACATGAAGACTACTGGAGCTGACTTCACCTATGTCAGCATGGCTGGTGTCAAGCACAGCTTCACCAACCCACAGGCAGATGAGTTTCGGAAAAAATTTGATATCGGTGCATTGGAATATAATAAACAGGCCGACGAACGTTCCTGGAAAACGATGCTCGATTTTTTCAAACGTGTTTTCGGGAAGTAAACTCTTTTTTCTGAACAGAAGTCTATAATAAAACCACAATCTCTCTACCAAGGCCTGGCTTGCTCCCTTCATTTTTGAAGGGAGCATTTCTTCCTGGCCTCAATTTCTTTTTTCATCGTCGAGCTTCCAACACCAGGTTGAACGGGGTTTCGGTTGCTCTGCGGAATTTTGTAAAACCACCCGACTCCACTACTTCCCGCAATCTTTTCTCACCGGCCTGTGCGCCCAACCCAAGCGCGACTTCCTGACTAAGCGACGACGGTGTACAAACCGTAGTGGAAAATGAATAGTAAACCCGTCCGATCGGGTTCAAGTTTTCTTCCAGGCTGTCATGGGCAAAGGGTTCCACAATCATCCAGGTTCCGTCTGGATCCAGCTTTTCGAAAACGTGCTTTGCGGCTCCGGCAGGATCCCCCATATCATGCAAGCAATCGAAGAAAGTAACCAGGCCGTAGGCTCCTCCACCAAAATCTTTGGCCTTCGCGGCTTCAAAAGAAACATTTTCGATTCCCTTTTCGGCTTTCAGCTTTTTCGCCTGGTCGATGGAAGGCTCGTGGAAATCGAAGCCAAAAAACCGGCTATTGGGGAAAGCCTCTGCCATCATGATCGTGGAAATTCCGTAACCACAGCCTACATCTGCAACCTGTATTCCCTGCTTTAACTTTTCTTCGACACCTTCCAGAGCAGGAATCCAGTCTTGAAGCAGGTGCCCCTTGTATGTAGGTTTAAAGAATTTGGCGACACCGCAGAATAGTTCGGAGTCATGGCTTCCCCAGGAAACCCCCTCCCCTGTTTTAAATGCTTCGGTCACCTTGGCCTCATCGTGGTAAAGCGAGGCAATTGAATGGAATCCACCTCCCATGAAAAAAGGACTTTCCTCATCAGCGAAAACCGTAGCTTGCTCCGGGTTTAAATTAAACGTTTTGTTTTCAGCGTTATAGTCCATATAACCCGAAGCCGCCTGAGCCGACGCCCATTCAAGAATATAACGGGATGCAGTTTTCGTATGTTGCGCAAGTTCTTCAGCCGTACAGGGACCATTGTTTGCAAGTGCCTGGTACAACCCAAGTTTCTGACCAATCACCACGAGTACCGCACTGGAAGCCGCTCCGAGATCCCCTACGATTCCAAACATTAAATCGTGTAGTTTTGCCTCGTCGACATTCAAATTTGAAGCAGACATGATTTCCTCCATCGTCTGGAAAATTTTTTTTACCAAACATACTATAGGGTTTAGTGACAGATATTTATACTGGAATTCCAGCAAAAATATATTCATGTTTTATTGGATAAAAACCAAAGATTTGACATTTCAACCCTTAAGACATAGGATTAATTTAAATTTTGTCGCTCCCTGTCTGGAAGTGAGGAAAGACGGTGCAAATCCGTCGCGGGTCCGCCGCTGTTACCGGGGACTGATTTCGCAAAAGCCACTGTTTTAAAGAGACCTCTGATTACTCCATATTGACTGTTTCTTTTACTCGCAGCTCTAAAATACTTGAGTTGCTCGCGGTCAATAATTAGTTTTCGCAGGTAAACTTTACGGGAAGGCGTGAAATTGGGATGAACCGGAAGCCAGAAAGCCTCGCCAGACTAAGCTTCACGATTCTCTTCGAACACAAGAGGTGAAGGGTTCACGCACCCACTCTCCTATATAGAGTGGTTTTTTTTGCCCTTCTTCTCACTGGAAAGGATATCCTCCGGTGGAAGAACAGTTGGAAACTATCCGCACAATAGACAATTCTTTCTCGTTTAATCTTGAGGGAAAGTCCAAAGCCTCTACATTTGAGTTTCCAGAACATGGTGGCGATCCTGCTGTCTTTAAGCCCTATAGCAATGGGAGTTTAGACAACTTGCTCGATTTCAGTGTCTGCCTCAATCCAATGGGCCCTCCTGAATCCCTGGCACATACTATTTTAGGTGCAATTCACAGAACAGGAGCCTACCCTGCCCCCTTTGCCAACTCCTTAAAATTACGACTTGGCGACTATTTCGGCCTCAAGCCCGAGAATTTTCTTGTTACTCACGGCTCCACGCAACTGATTTACACGTTGCCGGAATTGTGGAAACCTTCGCAATCCGTTTGTATCATCGCGCCCTGCTTCTCTGAATATGAAAAGTCTTTCGAGTTACGTGGAATCGAAACCCATTTCTTCCTGCTTGATCCAGAAAAAGATTTTGATCTGCGATGGGAAGTATTGGAACCCTATTTAAAATCAATAGAAAATCTTGGCGGAGTTATTCTGGGCCATCCTGCGTCCCCAAGCGGCACCCTATGCAACAAAGATCTAATTGAAAAGTTACTGAGATTCACAAACAAAAATCAGAATTTCCTCATCGTAGATGAAACGTTCATCGATTTCACCGAACAAGAAAATTTCCTTCCAGAAATAATACACGACAATCCCTATCTCATTCTGATCCGTACTTTCTCAAAATTTTTCAGCATCCCCGGAATACGTCTTGGATACGGAATAATGAACCCTTCCATCCAGAAACAACTGGAAAATTTCATACCGCCCTGGTCTGCAGGGTCTATAGAACTCGAGGTGGGATTGATGTGCCTGGACGAAACCGAGTACATGAAAGAGACGAGAAAGTTTCTTGCAAAAGAAAGAGCGCGCATTGGTGACCTTTTAAATTCGTTCTCAACTGTACAACTATTCCCTTCTGATTCGTGTTCGTTATTGTTCAAGTTAACCGACAACTCCATTTACCCAGAAACCTTATATAAAAACCTCTTCAAAGAAAATATCCTGATTCGAAATTGTGGCAATTTCAGGGGACTCAACCACAGGTTCTTCCGGGTAGGCATTCGCACAAAGGATGAAAATACTTCGTTGATCAACGCTTTAAAATCATGCCTGGGATGATGACGATATGACCTCTGAAACGTTCGCCCTCATTTCAATAGCGTTCCTGCTTGACCTGGTTTTGGGAGACCCCAGAAAGTTTCCCCATCCGGTAAAGGGAATCGGATGGCTCGCGGCTCGAATGGAAAATCTTACCCGTAAGTTTTTCTCTGCTTTCACTGCAGGCACCATCAGCACTTTGACTGTGGTTGGTGTCGCATATGGGATAATCTGGTTTTTGCTTGAAGGCGCGACGCTAATTCATCCTACGGTAAATTTCGTAGTCGAAGCTTTTTTGATATACACCACCTTGTCCGTAAGAAGTCTTTTTGACGAAAGTCGTCCGGTCTTCCAATCATTAAAGTCCGGAGACCTGCCTGCTGCGAGGAACTGGTTATCCCGAATTGTGGGTCGCGATACTGCTAACTTAAACCAGAATGAAATCTCGCGCGCCACGGTTGAAACCATTTCAGAAAGTTATGTTGATGGCGTGCTCGCCCCGTTGCTATTTGCCTTTATCGGAGGCGCTCCTCTGGCAATGGGCTATAAGGCGGTCAACACCCTCGACTCGATGTTTGGCTATCGAAACCAACGTTATCGCGAATTCGGAACCTTTCCGGCTCGTCTGGATGATGTCGCCAACTGGGTACCGGCCAGGCTCTCTGCCGTATTACTCCCTGTTGCCACCTTCATTACAGGTCATAACGGATGGAGGGCATTAACCACCGCCCTTCGCGATGGACGCAAACACCTGAGCCCAAATTCAGGGTTCCCCGAAGCTGCCATGGCAGGGGCTTTAGGTGTTCAACTGGGCGGCACATCCAGCTATCAAGGTACTCGGGTATCAAAACCCACGCTGGGTGAATCAACTCGTGACATTGAACAAGATGACATCAAGCAGAGCCAAATCATAATGCTCACGGCATCTGTTCTTGCTGTTTTTTTGTTTTGCATTGTTTCACTTTTAATCCATTAATTTTTTCAAAGAGGTCTGCTTAGTAGTACATTTTTTTAAACCATTCCGGTCAAGCGAAGTCCGGTGAAAATCCGACACTGTCCCGCAACTGTAAGGGGAACGAAAGCCTGTTACGCCACTGTTTCGAATTGTGAAATGGGAAGGCATGGTCAGTAGGTCGCCCCAAGTCAGGAAACCTGCCCGGAATCTTCTCCTTCGAGGAAAGGATTCACTATGACCAGATTCAAATGTTTCATCCTGATACTTGCATTAATCAGCACCGACTGTATTACAGCCACACCTGTTCCCGCAGCTGACAATCAAAGCACCCTGCCTGAAATCAAAGTACTGGCTACGCGAACCAACGCCAAAAACACAGAAGCCTCAGCCATCACCGTAATCACACAGGAGGAAATCCGCGAGAAAAATCACTTTCAAGTATTGGAAATTTTGAGAGAACAAGTGGGGGTTTCAGCAGTCCAAACCGGAGCTTTCGGTGCACCCTCCAGCATATTTATGCGCGGCGCAAACTCCGATGCAACCCTGGTGATGATCGACGGGGTCCAGGCAAACTCCAATACCTTGGGGGCTTTCGATTTCTCCAACCTGAACCTGGACAATGTCGAGCGGATTGAAATTCTGCGAGGAGCACAAAGTACGCTTTGGGGATCAGATGCGGTCGGCGGTGTTATAAATATTGTCACCAAAAAAGGCACTGGACAAGAACCTGAACATTTTTTCGGAGTAGAAGGAGGCACCTTCGGAACAACCAAAGTCAAGGCAGGCAGCGGAGGCGACCTCGATTTTCTGGATTATTCCGTCACAGCTTCGCGAACCGACACCGAGGGTTTCTCTACGGTCAATAAACGGCGTGGTGCCTTGGAAAATGACGACTATGAAAACACCACCGTGTCCACCCGCATCGGAAAAAACTTTCTGGGTGATGGACGCATAGATTTCATCGGCAGATACACGCAGTCTGCCAATGACTTTGACAATTCCTTTCAAATTGCAGACAACAACTCCAGCAGTCAGACAGATCAATGGTATCTCGCCGTTCCGGTAGAGAAACAACTCACCGACTGGTGGCATGCCCGTCTCAACATGAACTACGGACAAAATGAAGTGAATACAAGAAGTGCCTTCCCTTCATTAATCCTCAGCCGATCCTACACCGCAGACCTTCAGAATAATTTTCGCATAAACGACAACTTTTCAGTCGTCGCCGGATTTGAGCACCAGACTACCAATGCTCAAAATTTTTCCAATGGCCTCAAAGGTGAAAACCATGCACAAGGGTATTACACTCAGTTAAATTTTAACTATGATGATCGATTGTTCCTTTCCGCAGGCTTCAGGCAAACTATCAATTCAATTTACGACGATGCCCTGACATATAAATTTGAGGGAGCTTACAAGCTCAACAGGTACGGAACCAAAATTCGCGGGGCCTACGCTACCGCATTCAGGGTTCCGACATTCAATCAGCTTTTCTTCCCAGGATTTGGCAACCCCAATCTGGTTCCGGAAGATACCGACAGCTGGGAAGTCGGTTTACGGCAGGAATTTTTTGACGGACGTATCGTGATCGACACCACCTACTTTGATGCTGATTACAATAATCTGATCATTGCTCAATTTCTAAATGGAATGTTCGGAGCGTTTCAGGTAGACAATGCCACCGCCAATGGATTTGAAACCACTGGTAGTTTTCAAATCCATCAGACATTCCGAGTGAGCGCTACCCACACTTACGTGGACACACAAGACATCAACACACGCAGTCAGCTTCCTCGTCGACCGGAAAATATTTACACATTCAATCTTCACTGGACACCCTGGGATTGTTTTGACGCTTTGTTTGGTGTACACACCCGAGGCTCAGCCTTCAGTTCCTTCCCCGCTAGAAGTCGGGTAAATGGGAATACCGTTGGCAGGATTGCACTTGCGTTACGTCCCATGAAAAACCTGGAATTTACCGCACGTATTGAGAACATCTGGGACGAAGATTATGAAGTCGCTATTCCATTTGGTACACAAGGGAGATCCGGTTTTGTTGGAATGAATTTCCGATTTAACTAAGAACCTCTTTTGTAAAGCCGGGCATCCTGACCTCCACAGGGTGCCCGGCTTTTTTATTCTCAAATATTTATTCCCCGAGCATCCCTGCGCTATTTTCCTGACTTGCCTCAAAATTATCCACTTGAGAAAAAATTTTCTTTTTTTTCGGAAATACATTCTCGAGACAAAAAGACCGGGTTGTTCTAATATATAAATTCGAATACTTTATTAAGAAAGGAGCAACAAGATGGATCAGGATATCATTGACAAACTCGGTCCCTTGGGAAAGCTTGCTGGAATCTGGGAAGGAGATAAAGGAGACGACACAGCTCCTTCCGGAAACCGGGAAACAGAAAATAATAAATTCAGGGAACGCATGACGTTTGATCCATTTGGCCCTGTAAATAATCATGAGCAGGAACTATTTGGCCTCCGCTATTCGACGACGGCGTGGAAAATTGGCTCAGACAGCCCTTTCCATGAAGAATTGGGTTACTGGCTCTGGGATGAAGCCAATCGCCAAGCCATGCGCTGCTTTATTGTCCCTAGAGGAGTGAATGTTCTGGCAGGCGGAACTGTTAAAGAAGGTGCCGACTCATTTGAACTGTCTGCCAAGGCCGGTTCCGATACCTATGGAATTTGCTCAAACTTGTTTCTCGACAAGGAGTTCAAGACTGTAAACTATTTATTGAAAGTAACATTTCACCCGGATCAAAGCTTCAGTTATGAAGAAGATACCCAGATCCAGATCAAGGGGAAACCCGACCTGTTCCATCACATCGATAAAAATACCCTGACGAAAGTTACCTGAAATCGTATAGTAATTTTTTCAACTCCAATCAATCTTTCTATGTACCCAACCTCACCCCAAAGCTCACGTACCTGGCTTCAAATAGCCGCTTTTACAGGGATGGCTCAATTTTTCGCTCTGCTTGCCTGGTATTGGACTGACGGTCTTCCATTCAGCGACACCTCGGGCATCTGGACCGCGTACGCCTGGGATTTTGTCAATGGAGAGTTTTACCGCCCATACTTTGAAGAAACGGGCTACGGCGGCAGTCGATTCATGCCTCTTTTCTTCAT contains:
- a CDS encoding DEAD/DEAH box helicase, with product MTNLATAPDEKGFASLNLITPICKAVQEEQYLTPTPIQLKAIPYLLRGRDMMACAQTGTGKTAAFALPILQRLQKTSRAQHKRGIRALVLTPTRELAVQISENFEIYGRHLNFRHLVVYGGVSLNNQIRSIKRGVDILVATPGRLLDLIRQGHLKLHDVELFVLDEADRMMDMGFLPDVKTIESKLHPDRQSMMFSATLPDEIEKLSRQFLKDPVKIVVDPPSSTVEKIDQRLLYVDRENKSALLESVLQDETIERALVFTRTKHGANKVAKSLSKNRIRAEAFHGNKSQAARTQALEKFRSGRARVLVATDVASRGLDVDGITHVINYELPNEPASYVHRIGRTARAGATGIAISFCDAGERFFLRNIQKEIQKELDVIGGHPFPSRISPVRSGKGKNGGPENKEGAPKRTKRNRSAKSNGWKPSRYKGKKNPGNSNRPSRRKP
- a CDS encoding cold-shock protein, giving the protein MPVGKVKWFNESKGYGFIESEEGEDLFVHFSEIQVDGFKTLSEGQTVEFEKSMGQKGPQASKVVPR
- a CDS encoding dienelactone hydrolase family protein, whose translation is MKYLFSILILLVLLTPAQADVKTEEIQYTVDGTQLTGFLAYDETGGKRPGVLVVHEWWGHNQHARNRAIKLAEAGYTALAVDMYGDGKLADHPKKAGEFMTAAFKDWAGSQAKFNAAKKILQNHKTVDSEHIASIGFCFGGAVSLRMAREGADLDAVVGFHSALPLEPAVQKGAIKAAILVLNGADDGFLKPETFGTFSKDMKTTGADFTYVSMAGVKHSFTNPQADEFRKKFDIGALEYNKQADERSWKTMLDFFKRVFGK
- a CDS encoding methyltransferase domain-containing protein, producing MNVDEAKLHDLMFGIVGDLGAASSAVLVVIGQKLGLYQALANNGPCTAEELAQHTKTASRYILEWASAQAASGYMDYNAENKTFNLNPEQATVFADEESPFFMGGGFHSIASLYHDEAKVTEAFKTGEGVSWGSHDSELFCGVAKFFKPTYKGHLLQDWIPALEGVEEKLKQGIQVADVGCGYGISTIMMAEAFPNSRFFGFDFHEPSIDQAKKLKAEKGIENVSFEAAKAKDFGGGAYGLVTFFDCLHDMGDPAGAAKHVFEKLDPDGTWMIVEPFAHDSLEENLNPIGRVYYSFSTTVCTPSSLSQEVALGLGAQAGEKRLREVVESGGFTKFRRATETPFNLVLEARR
- a CDS encoding aminotransferase class I/II-fold pyridoxal phosphate-dependent enzyme — translated: MEEQLETIRTIDNSFSFNLEGKSKASTFEFPEHGGDPAVFKPYSNGSLDNLLDFSVCLNPMGPPESLAHTILGAIHRTGAYPAPFANSLKLRLGDYFGLKPENFLVTHGSTQLIYTLPELWKPSQSVCIIAPCFSEYEKSFELRGIETHFFLLDPEKDFDLRWEVLEPYLKSIENLGGVILGHPASPSGTLCNKDLIEKLLRFTNKNQNFLIVDETFIDFTEQENFLPEIIHDNPYLILIRTFSKFFSIPGIRLGYGIMNPSIQKQLENFIPPWSAGSIELEVGLMCLDETEYMKETRKFLAKERARIGDLLNSFSTVQLFPSDSCSLLFKLTDNSIYPETLYKNLFKENILIRNCGNFRGLNHRFFRVGIRTKDENTSLINALKSCLG
- the cobD gene encoding cobalamin biosynthesis protein CobD, translating into MTSETFALISIAFLLDLVLGDPRKFPHPVKGIGWLAARMENLTRKFFSAFTAGTISTLTVVGVAYGIIWFLLEGATLIHPTVNFVVEAFLIYTTLSVRSLFDESRPVFQSLKSGDLPAARNWLSRIVGRDTANLNQNEISRATVETISESYVDGVLAPLLFAFIGGAPLAMGYKAVNTLDSMFGYRNQRYREFGTFPARLDDVANWVPARLSAVLLPVATFITGHNGWRALTTALRDGRKHLSPNSGFPEAAMAGALGVQLGGTSSYQGTRVSKPTLGESTRDIEQDDIKQSQIIMLTASVLAVFLFCIVSLLIH
- a CDS encoding TonB-dependent receptor — protein: MTRFKCFILILALISTDCITATPVPAADNQSTLPEIKVLATRTNAKNTEASAITVITQEEIREKNHFQVLEILREQVGVSAVQTGAFGAPSSIFMRGANSDATLVMIDGVQANSNTLGAFDFSNLNLDNVERIEILRGAQSTLWGSDAVGGVINIVTKKGTGQEPEHFFGVEGGTFGTTKVKAGSGGDLDFLDYSVTASRTDTEGFSTVNKRRGALENDDYENTTVSTRIGKNFLGDGRIDFIGRYTQSANDFDNSFQIADNNSSSQTDQWYLAVPVEKQLTDWWHARLNMNYGQNEVNTRSAFPSLILSRSYTADLQNNFRINDNFSVVAGFEHQTTNAQNFSNGLKGENHAQGYYTQLNFNYDDRLFLSAGFRQTINSIYDDALTYKFEGAYKLNRYGTKIRGAYATAFRVPTFNQLFFPGFGNPNLVPEDTDSWEVGLRQEFFDGRIVIDTTYFDADYNNLIIAQFLNGMFGAFQVDNATANGFETTGSFQIHQTFRVSATHTYVDTQDINTRSQLPRRPENIYTFNLHWTPWDCFDALFGVHTRGSAFSSFPARSRVNGNTVGRIALALRPMKNLEFTARIENIWDEDYEVAIPFGTQGRSGFVGMNFRFN
- a CDS encoding FABP family protein, with protein sequence MDQDIIDKLGPLGKLAGIWEGDKGDDTAPSGNRETENNKFRERMTFDPFGPVNNHEQELFGLRYSTTAWKIGSDSPFHEELGYWLWDEANRQAMRCFIVPRGVNVLAGGTVKEGADSFELSAKAGSDTYGICSNLFLDKEFKTVNYLLKVTFHPDQSFSYEEDTQIQIKGKPDLFHHIDKNTLTKVT